A stretch of Argiope bruennichi chromosome 10, qqArgBrue1.1, whole genome shotgun sequence DNA encodes these proteins:
- the LOC129988630 gene encoding uncharacterized protein LOC129988630: MMSIFQSLFVIFIVSLGVAVSNAQDASYVEENTTCASDYLFPMFPECKDYEDIIQEKRRELIEKGELQGDCQEDIDTMECIRSQLFYARRQIASLPPVECMQPLAEFLLGDLFDYVYESALEDAKSEVNNELDYWTKK, encoded by the exons ATGATGTCCATTTTTCAGTCcctgtttgttatttttattgttagtttGGGCGTTGCTGTTAGCAATGCTCAAGACGCAAGTTATGTGGAAGAAAATACTACGTGCGCCTCTGATTACCTGTTTCCAATGTTCCCAGAGTGCAAAGACTATGAAGATATCATTCAAGAAAAGAGGAGAG aattaatagaAAAAGGAGAATTGCAAGGAGACTGTCAAGAAGATATAGATACTATG gaatGCATAAGAAGCCAACTATTTTACGCTCGAAGACAAATTGCATCTCTTCCACCAGTTGAATGCATGCAACCTTTGGCTGAATTCTTGTTAGGAGATTTATTTGATTATGTTTACGAATCAGCTTTGGAAGATGCTAAAAGTGAAGTAAATAATGAATTAGATTATTGGACAAAGAAATAA